In the genome of Sorangium aterium, one region contains:
- a CDS encoding Rieske 2Fe-2S domain-containing protein, whose amino-acid sequence MSARIPLQPFPRGWFQVATSDELSTGGPIPLRCFGQDLVLFRTQDGEARVLDAHCPHMGAHLGVGGRVEQGGIRCPFHGWVISGEGKCVHIPYADTIPPKARTRAWEVRELDGLILVHHALGGEPPAFEIPPLAEARSTEWSPKLTKRWRVRTHIQENLENIVDPAHFVTVHGMLVPPRTEIEIEGHIIRSRSAVKQKGPGGQVVDGTITWEGHGMGYGTIRFTGIVELLFVNTVTPIDDELVDIRVAFWLRNDGAQRLGQALAAEVCRQIEEDIPIWENKIYRAQPVLCAGEKGIMTFRKWSSQFL is encoded by the coding sequence GTGAGCGCTCGAATTCCCCTGCAGCCTTTCCCCCGAGGCTGGTTCCAGGTCGCCACCTCGGACGAGCTGTCCACGGGCGGGCCCATTCCGCTCCGCTGCTTCGGGCAGGATCTGGTGCTGTTCCGGACGCAGGACGGCGAGGCCCGGGTCCTCGACGCCCACTGCCCTCACATGGGCGCGCACCTCGGGGTGGGCGGCCGCGTCGAGCAGGGCGGCATCCGGTGCCCGTTCCACGGATGGGTGATCTCCGGCGAAGGGAAGTGCGTGCACATCCCTTATGCGGACACGATCCCGCCGAAAGCGAGGACCCGCGCCTGGGAGGTACGGGAGCTCGACGGCCTGATCCTTGTCCACCACGCGCTCGGCGGCGAGCCCCCCGCCTTCGAGATCCCGCCGCTCGCCGAGGCGCGCTCGACGGAGTGGTCCCCGAAGCTGACCAAGCGCTGGAGGGTCCGGACGCACATCCAGGAGAACCTCGAGAACATCGTGGATCCAGCCCACTTCGTGACGGTGCACGGCATGCTGGTGCCGCCCCGGACCGAGATCGAGATCGAGGGCCATATCATCCGATCCAGGTCGGCGGTGAAGCAGAAGGGCCCGGGAGGGCAGGTGGTCGACGGCACGATCACCTGGGAAGGCCACGGCATGGGGTACGGGACGATCCGCTTCACCGGCATCGTCGAGCTCCTCTTCGTGAACACGGTCACCCCGATCGACGACGAGCTCGTCGACATCCGCGTCGCCTTCTGGCTGCGCAACGACGGCGCGCAGCGCCTCGGCCAGGCCCTGGCCGCGGAGGTCTGCCGGCAGATCGAGGAGGACATCCCCATCTGGGAGAACAAGATCTACCGCGCTCAGCCCGTCCTGTGCGCCGGGGAGAAAGGCATCATGACGTTCCGCAAGTGGAGCAGCCAGTTCCTCTGA
- a CDS encoding NAD-dependent epimerase/dehydratase family protein — protein MKVFVTGGSGFIGGHLIEGLVRAGHEVSALARSPRSADVVRRHGATPVAADLGTLKGEDLAGAEAAVHCAAYVEEWGTRAQFWEGNVEGTARVLDAARAAGVRRFVHVGTEAALFDGHDLIAIDETHPYPERQRFLYSETKAEAERRVLAANEPGGMTTVSIRPRLVWGPRDATVLPVVLRMAREGSFAWLDGGGARTSTTHVANRGRCRAVFSRRLRGLGVTARYPPCVHCARAPRRCANSQRQVASSA, from the coding sequence ATGAAGGTCTTCGTTACGGGGGGCTCGGGGTTCATCGGAGGCCATCTCATCGAGGGGCTCGTGCGCGCCGGTCACGAGGTGAGCGCGCTGGCGCGCTCGCCAAGGAGCGCCGACGTCGTGCGACGTCATGGCGCGACGCCGGTCGCGGCCGACCTCGGGACGCTGAAGGGTGAGGACCTCGCAGGCGCCGAGGCCGCGGTGCACTGCGCAGCGTATGTCGAGGAGTGGGGGACGCGCGCGCAGTTCTGGGAGGGCAACGTGGAGGGGACGGCGCGGGTGCTCGACGCGGCGCGGGCCGCCGGTGTGCGCCGGTTCGTCCACGTCGGCACCGAGGCGGCGCTCTTCGATGGCCATGATCTCATCGCTATCGACGAGACGCACCCCTATCCCGAGAGGCAACGCTTCCTGTACTCGGAGACGAAGGCAGAGGCGGAGCGGCGCGTGCTCGCGGCGAACGAACCCGGCGGCATGACCACCGTCTCCATTCGCCCGCGCCTCGTCTGGGGTCCAAGGGATGCGACGGTGCTGCCCGTCGTGCTGCGCATGGCGCGGGAGGGGAGCTTCGCGTGGCTCGACGGCGGCGGCGCGCGCACGTCGACGACGCACGTCGCGAATCGTGGCCGATGCCGGGCTGTTTTCAGCCGCCGTTTGCGCGGGCTGGGAGTGACGGCTCGGTACCCGCCGTGCGTTCATTGCGCACGAGCGCCGCGGCGCTGCGCAAACAGCCAGCGCCAGGTCGCATCCTCGGCGTAG